The following are from one region of the Flavobacteriaceae bacterium UJ101 genome:
- the K14645 gene encoding halolysin (Probable secreted halophilic serine protease showing proteolytic activity toward the protease general substrate azocasein; Belongs to the peptidase S8 family; Contains 1 peptidase S8 domain.; KEGG: hal:VNG2573G serine protease; Serine endopeptidases), which yields MKKIIIPLLAVGFSMSTIAQEHGHQHEPAPLDWFHQSIDNGTYGVNTKKAYDFLKETGRTPQTVIVGILDSGVDAEHEDLKEIMWVNQGEIAGNGLDDDQNGHIDDIHGWNFLGNADGTNVNGDNLEITRLYAQYRPKFEDLKERKIKKNIKKYPEEYETYLEGKKLIDENTIQNKAKLSELKAQREQFAVYESQFAIAFKDVKKLLKTETITADQLKDFIKENKIEDQRTYAALGMLYEAAEKAPNKTINLDEVQKGFNELLKADTQNLNDYINYLESKVKYHYNPDLNTRKTIGDDYDNKKDSNYGNNDVEGPDAMHGTHVAGLVAAVRNNGIGMDGVADNVQIMGVRVVPDGDERDKDVANGIIYAVDNGAKILNMSFGKKYSPDKSVVDDAIRYAEKKGVLLMHAAGNNGENLDLQPHYPVNVTKNDTIATNWITVGANTPYKDHLAADFSNYGSKTVDLFSPGTEIYSTIPDNQYKNLQGTSMATPIATGVAALVWSYYPELTVHELRDILLKSVNVYNGTVPTPTEKEKKPAQSFANLSTTGGVIDAYNAVKLADQFVKTKK from the coding sequence ATGAAGAAAATCATCATACCACTACTAGCAGTGGGATTCTCAATGAGCACTATTGCTCAAGAACACGGTCACCAACATGAACCAGCTCCTTTAGATTGGTTTCATCAAAGTATAGATAATGGAACTTACGGTGTAAATACTAAAAAAGCTTATGATTTTTTAAAAGAAACAGGACGTACACCACAAACCGTTATTGTAGGGATACTAGATTCAGGTGTTGACGCTGAACATGAAGACTTAAAAGAAATCATGTGGGTTAACCAAGGTGAAATTGCAGGAAATGGCCTTGATGACGATCAGAATGGTCATATTGATGATATCCATGGATGGAATTTTCTTGGAAATGCAGATGGAACCAATGTAAACGGTGATAACTTAGAAATCACTCGTTTATATGCCCAATATCGTCCTAAATTCGAAGATCTAAAAGAACGAAAAATTAAAAAGAATATCAAGAAATACCCAGAAGAGTATGAAACTTATTTAGAAGGGAAAAAATTAATTGATGAAAATACCATTCAAAATAAAGCTAAACTTTCTGAATTAAAAGCGCAACGAGAACAGTTTGCTGTTTATGAGTCTCAATTTGCTATAGCTTTTAAAGATGTAAAAAAATTACTTAAAACAGAAACCATTACAGCAGATCAATTAAAAGATTTTATCAAAGAGAATAAAATTGAAGATCAACGAACATATGCTGCTTTAGGAATGCTTTACGAAGCTGCTGAAAAAGCACCTAATAAGACTATTAATTTGGATGAAGTTCAAAAAGGGTTTAATGAATTATTAAAAGCTGACACTCAAAATCTAAACGATTACATCAATTATCTCGAATCAAAAGTTAAATACCATTATAATCCTGATTTAAATACACGTAAAACTATAGGAGATGATTATGATAATAAAAAAGATTCTAACTATGGGAATAACGATGTTGAAGGACCTGACGCTATGCATGGAACCCATGTTGCAGGATTAGTAGCAGCTGTTCGTAATAATGGAATTGGTATGGATGGTGTTGCAGATAACGTTCAAATTATGGGAGTTCGTGTTGTTCCTGATGGTGATGAACGTGATAAAGATGTAGCTAATGGGATCATTTATGCAGTAGATAACGGAGCTAAAATATTAAACATGAGTTTTGGTAAAAAATATTCTCCAGACAAATCTGTGGTAGATGATGCTATTCGTTATGCTGAGAAAAAAGGTGTTTTACTAATGCATGCAGCAGGAAATAATGGTGAGAATTTAGATTTACAACCTCATTATCCAGTGAATGTTACAAAAAATGATACTATTGCTACTAATTGGATTACGGTAGGTGCTAATACGCCTTACAAAGATCATTTAGCTGCTGATTTTAGTAATTATGGATCAAAAACAGTTGATTTATTCTCTCCTGGAACTGAAATTTATTCTACTATTCCAGATAATCAATACAAAAACTTACAAGGAACTTCTATGGCTACACCTATTGCCACTGGAGTTGCTGCTTTAGTTTGGTCTTACTACCCAGAGTTAACCGTTCATGAATTACGTGATATATTATTAAAATCTGTGAATGTTTATAACGGAACAGTTCCTACTCCTACTGAAAAAGAAAAAAAGCCAGCACAATCATTTGCCAACTTATCAACAACAGGAGGAGTTATTGATGCTTATAATGCTGTAAAACTTGCAGATCAATTTGTAAAAACAAAAAAATAA
- a CDS encoding putative chromosome-partitioning protein ParB (Involved in chromosome partition. Localize to both poles of the predivisional cell following completion of DNA replication. Binds to the DNA origin of replication (By similarity); Belongs to the ParB family.): protein MAKKRALGRGLSALLSADHNEINSAQDKNADQVVGNIMEISLSDIEVNPFQPRTQFDSTALEELAGSIKELGVIQPITVRKNGSIFQLVSGERRFRASKLAGLETIPAYVRLANDQEMLEMALVENIQRQDLDAIEVALSYQRMIDEINLTQDEMSKRVGKKRSTITNYLRLLKLDPIVQTGIRDKMISMGHGRALIIIEDPTDQIDVYEQIIKNNLSVRQTEDLVKRFKEQDDIESSKPKKSGLTNSHKKAIKDFSNHFNTKIAINRNTSGKGKITIEFKNDEDFERIKNLIKP from the coding sequence ATGGCTAAAAAAAGAGCTTTAGGAAGAGGATTGTCTGCTTTATTATCAGCAGATCATAATGAAATCAATTCTGCACAAGACAAAAATGCAGATCAGGTTGTCGGAAATATCATGGAAATATCACTTTCCGATATTGAAGTGAACCCTTTCCAACCTCGAACTCAATTTGACTCTACCGCTCTTGAAGAGTTAGCTGGTTCCATCAAAGAATTAGGTGTTATTCAACCTATTACGGTTCGTAAAAATGGATCTATTTTTCAATTAGTTTCTGGTGAAAGACGTTTCAGAGCTTCTAAACTGGCAGGGTTGGAAACCATTCCTGCTTATGTTCGTTTAGCCAACGATCAGGAAATGCTTGAAATGGCTTTAGTTGAAAACATTCAACGTCAGGATTTAGATGCCATTGAAGTAGCCTTATCGTACCAACGAATGATTGATGAAATCAATTTGACTCAAGATGAAATGAGTAAACGTGTTGGGAAAAAACGGTCTACGATTACCAACTATTTACGTCTTTTAAAACTAGATCCAATTGTGCAAACCGGAATTCGTGATAAAATGATTTCCATGGGACACGGTCGAGCTTTAATTATCATTGAAGATCCTACTGATCAAATTGATGTTTACGAACAAATCATAAAAAACAATCTATCGGTTCGTCAAACAGAAGACCTTGTAAAACGATTCAAAGAACAAGATGATATTGAAAGTTCAAAACCTAAAAAGTCAGGATTAACGAATAGTCATAAAAAAGCGATAAAAGATTTTTCTAATCACTTTAATACTAAAATTGCTATTAATCGAAATACCTCAGGAAAAGGAAAAATAACGATTGAATTTAAAAATGACGAAGATTTTGAACGTATCAAAAACTTAATCAAACCATGA
- the dapB gene encoding 4-hydroxy-tetrahydrodipicolinate reductase (Catalyzes the conversion of 4-hydroxy- tetrahydrodipicolinate (HTPA) to tetrahydrodipicolinate; Belongs to the DapB family.; KEGG: gfo:GFO_0803 4-hydroxy-tetrahydrodipicolinate reductase), producing MNIALLGYGKMGQAIEKIAKTRGHQIVLTKEETPTKEELQNIDVAIDFSTPEAAFDNIKTCLENHVKIVSGTTGWLEKYNQAVTICNQNNGSFIYASNFSVGVNIFFQLNQILAKMMAPHNEYQVEMEEIHHTQKLDAPSGTAITLANGIIENSNYSDWYLEGTTPKENAIPIKDKRIGIIPGTHYIHYQSDIDSIEIKHTAHKRDGFALGAVIAAEWLQEKTGVFDMQDVLNLKNM from the coding sequence ATGAATATAGCACTTTTAGGATATGGAAAAATGGGGCAAGCCATTGAAAAAATTGCAAAAACCAGAGGACATCAAATTGTTTTAACAAAAGAAGAAACTCCAACTAAAGAAGAATTACAAAATATTGATGTAGCAATTGATTTCAGTACTCCAGAAGCTGCTTTTGATAATATAAAGACCTGTCTTGAAAATCATGTGAAAATTGTTTCTGGAACAACAGGTTGGCTTGAAAAATATAATCAAGCAGTAACCATTTGCAATCAAAATAATGGAAGTTTTATTTATGCATCCAATTTTAGTGTAGGTGTAAATATTTTCTTTCAACTCAACCAAATATTGGCCAAAATGATGGCACCTCACAACGAATATCAAGTTGAAATGGAAGAAATACATCATACTCAAAAATTAGATGCTCCTAGTGGAACAGCCATTACGTTGGCTAATGGAATTATCGAAAACTCGAATTATTCTGATTGGTATTTAGAGGGAACAACTCCCAAAGAAAATGCTATTCCTATTAAAGACAAGCGTATTGGAATCATTCCAGGCACACACTATATTCATTATCAATCTGATATTGACAGTATTGAAATTAAACATACAGCTCATAAACGTGATGGATTTGCTTTAGGTGCTGTAATTGCTGCTGAATGGCTACAAGAAAAAACAGGTGTATTTGATATGCAAGATGTTTTAAATTTAAAAAATATGTAA
- the lepB gene encoding signal peptidase I (Belongs to the peptidase S26 family.; KEGG: fin:KQS_10575 signal peptidase I), giving the protein MSWTTWLIILVILQVIHFLGTWKLYVRAGRQAWEAAIPVYSVAIWLKIINRPMWWCFIPFLPIIGPILLGVLWYDTPKSFGKPQKDSILAVVTLGFYLFYLNYVDQSPYQRIEDDERKETFVSAILYAVVVATFIHVFVIQPFIIPTGSMEKTLLVGDGLFVNKWTYGYRVPQTPIGIPFLQNYIPFTGSKVPNVGQATLWQKDKKPVKNYVDAIRLPYERIGQFKDVKANDIVVFNYPTDSLNTATDRKDPYVKRCIGTPGSTLEIKKGVVYINGKEFQYPKDAQICSSYYIKTSSPFRKQFLLETPYLITDPQNFEQVRGQNNLYKFTSLTKQEVEMFKKLPIVVDIKENLMPIEQTQQGHFLGESFDIFPTGSTWNQDNYGPLYIPKKGDEIQLTSDNYNQYKNLITKYEGNTLENKDGVFTINGKITNTYKVKQDYYFMMGDNRANSLDSRFFGYVPFDHIIGSPVLTWLSVDWKKGFFSFRPDRMMTIPNNGNPDKTSYLWLVGLLIAGYFGYSFVKNKKKKEEE; this is encoded by the coding sequence ATGAGTTGGACAACTTGGCTTATTATCTTAGTAATTTTACAAGTCATTCATTTCTTAGGAACATGGAAACTATACGTACGTGCTGGTAGACAAGCATGGGAAGCTGCTATACCCGTGTATAGTGTTGCCATTTGGTTAAAAATTATAAATCGCCCAATGTGGTGGTGTTTCATTCCTTTTTTACCGATTATCGGACCTATTTTATTAGGTGTTTTATGGTATGATACTCCTAAAAGTTTTGGAAAACCACAAAAAGATTCCATTTTGGCAGTAGTCACATTAGGTTTTTATTTATTTTACTTAAACTATGTTGACCAATCTCCTTATCAAAGAATTGAAGATGATGAACGCAAAGAAACCTTTGTCTCAGCTATTTTATATGCTGTTGTAGTGGCTACTTTTATTCATGTATTCGTCATTCAACCTTTTATTATCCCTACGGGATCTATGGAAAAAACACTATTAGTAGGTGATGGTCTTTTTGTAAACAAATGGACGTATGGATACCGAGTTCCTCAAACACCCATTGGAATTCCATTTCTACAAAATTATATTCCTTTTACAGGATCAAAAGTACCTAATGTTGGTCAAGCAACGTTATGGCAAAAAGATAAAAAACCTGTTAAAAACTATGTAGACGCTATCCGTTTACCTTATGAACGAATTGGACAATTTAAAGACGTTAAAGCTAATGATATTGTAGTTTTCAACTATCCTACTGACTCTTTAAATACAGCTACCGATCGTAAAGATCCTTATGTAAAACGTTGTATTGGTACACCAGGTTCTACTTTAGAAATCAAAAAAGGAGTTGTATATATTAACGGAAAAGAATTTCAATACCCAAAAGATGCTCAGATATGCTCTTCTTATTATATAAAAACTTCTAGTCCTTTTAGAAAACAATTCCTTCTAGAAACTCCTTATTTAATTACAGACCCTCAAAATTTTGAACAAGTTAGAGGTCAAAATAATCTTTATAAATTTACTTCTTTAACCAAACAAGAAGTTGAAATGTTTAAAAAACTTCCTATAGTAGTTGATATTAAAGAAAATTTAATGCCTATAGAACAAACCCAACAAGGGCATTTTTTAGGTGAGAGTTTTGATATTTTCCCTACAGGATCTACTTGGAATCAAGATAATTATGGACCTTTATATATTCCTAAAAAAGGAGATGAAATACAGTTAACATCTGATAATTATAATCAATACAAAAATCTTATTACTAAATATGAAGGAAATACTTTAGAAAATAAAGACGGTGTTTTTACAATAAATGGAAAAATAACTAATACCTATAAAGTAAAACAAGATTACTATTTTATGATGGGAGATAATCGTGCCAATTCACTTGATTCTCGCTTCTTTGGTTATGTTCCTTTTGATCATATAATCGGATCTCCTGTTTTAACCTGGTTAAGTGTTGATTGGAAAAAAGGGTTCTTTAGTTTTAGACCTGATCGAATGATGACCATCCCTAATAATGGGAATCCTGATAAAACTTCCTATTTATGGTTAGTAGGTCTTTTAATTGCTGGTTATTTTGGCTATTCTTTTGTAAAAAACAAAAAGAAAAAAGAAGAAGAATAA